CACAGAGGTAGGTAGAAGGAGAGGTGGCCAGCATAAGGGTAAAGGCATAAGACAGTGAGAGAGGTGGAAATGGTGGCAGGTATGAGAGAGCGATAGGGTAAGTGTCGACCGAAGTCCAGACGGACGATGACAAATGGCACACGGGACAGGTAGGTAGAGGTAGGGCCGTGACAAGACTGAAATAACGACGGTCGGGAGGTACGTATGAAGgtatgtattgttatgctctactttatctatttatttagattgattagcaaattcttaatttaattgattattcaattattttatttactgcctatgtaaaaacacaactaaattcaaattagattttccaatcaattttattctcagggctaattttgtatttgatacaatacctgtgatctgtggcttctagtatttctagttgcttacttcttccagggtggaaacagggaaattgaaaacactcaaaatcatataaatgtaatctattgtttttataaaataagccgtgtacatatgattcaaaaaatactaaaatttatctttgttgcaacaatctctaaattaataaattaaactctaactctgatatctccttgttttgacaaaaaaaaattatttaaataatttcttatttactcatactaaattgaatgaatttaacttttcttcttttgaattgatttctcaaatttgaaatgactaactgcgttaaaaaaatggttcaataaacaaatatggttttgatataaacaaattttctccattccgacaaatgatttgactaaccttttgtttcttcactccctcgttttctgtattgcgccgtccttgattctcccaacaGGTAcgctctggatgttgcgaaaaagtgcctctcgtcaaaactgcttccaagagaaacacacaggacttgctcgatGTCTATTACTCAGTtttccttgctcgatatcttgtgcacaaCCGGATAATAATCAGcgactcgttctagacaaaacaaaggaatctccctcggaccaggaaaattaactcttcaaccgatcgacaatttggtttcaacttgattctgctcgcaaaggctgatcacaccactctacactTATTACTCACTTTTCAAAACTCGACTGCCTTCTATCGATGTTTATTACACAGTGCCTTATTTCTCTCCCCAATTCAGAGTCCAACATTCATTATCCCTTCTCCTAATATTTTCCGTCCAATcaacaacctctctcaaaccatCCATTTCTTAATAAACCAAATATTCTTCCACATAtcttttccaatttgtcaaatttcaagaaatatcataattagttcttttctactttctacttttacatctaaaaacTAATACAATTTGTTTACCAAATTAAAAACCTTCCCGGAAAGATCTTAAAAACGTTATTGTTCTGCGTCAACGCtctgtccactttctaatcaccgaattGCTTGTTAATGTCCCGTTCATTTCGTAgaatcattatcactaatcgttttcagttttccgaaacacttgtttaatagcaaaattaaattgtatacaattttggtcatatacagggtgatgaaaaactatggTCTTATGATCTTTgatataaattaaatttttttgaatttctttaaaaaaacaattctacaacagtaTGTATATGTAGGAGGGATAGCCaaggcacagtataaagagggacagtaaaacctcttccaagtcggcactttgatctcaagaagtaataccggcagtacgcaattggtaattcaccagtggtggattcgggttttccctgttaaaacccgtacgtctCTACGCGACTAGCAAttcgagagtggggcaaaagcgactgggaacattgcgcggtcgccatgcgcgactaaagattttacttccaatttttcggaaagtggttctactgtccctctttatactgtggtcaAGGAGAAATATAGTTATGCAGACCTGGGCGTGGTGCCGTGGTGGTCGGATGAGTGCGAGAGACGGAAGCTGATGTGTGATGACGAACGACTGAGAATCGTTCAAGAGGAGGATATCGGGGAGAAGTTATGCTCTAACGGACGATTCTACCCCGATGCCCTAGTATGAAAGGGGTGGGGTTTAGCAGGTCCCGACCACATCGAAGTTACGTAGGGCAGGCAGGTCCTACTTAAGGCCAATCTTGTCGACGTGACTCAGAAGAGGTTTTTGGCTTAGGAACCCAGCACTATCGGAAGTGTTTACTTCCGGCGTCTGTTTGCATTGCAGATTTTCTACCTAGTGATGAAAAAAGGACTAGAGACTACAATAGATTTGAAAAGGTCGCAGTGGAAGAGGCTAAAAGCTACCTCAATGAATCTATCTCAAGTTGCACTAGCCGTGTGAATAAAATGGAtacgattttttgcaaaaatttgccTTTAAGGACAAACTTTCAACTGGGCCGCAGGTACTCAAAATAGAATATGGTAAACTTAACCTTACTTACATTTAACAAAACAAGCTCAGAAGTGACTAGTAAAACTGCATATAAAAACCAAATTATTTACTTGTTGCCATGTTTGTAACAGGTATAAGAACGTCGCATGAGGTCGGTAATAAAAAAGAAGGCCAATTCTCTAAAATACCAACAATTTTTTGTGTCTGTATGTAATattgaaataaaagaaaaaatggcatttatacacttgagagcaaaataatcaactcacttgctgaattgtacacgttagaagtctcgaatttcctaaatctgttgtccgatttgactgatttttttagtatgttacagccttattatttaataaaatcgatgtaatattattgttgctatacagggaAAGGTCATTTtttaccgggtgtaacaatcatactgtgttttttttcttaaagttcggaacaccctgtgaagTATTGtggcatataaaaaatatttaaattaaaatttagttGTAGttttaggctttattaacatattctttttttattcatttgcttatgttggataataaaaaagttaggtacgttaacaactagcgatgtttttcagcaataaatcctcattttttgcttagtttaataaacaagcctaacgTAGGCTATGacaaattaacaatttaatggaTGTAAAATGGTTgacagtcaaaaagtgtctggtttgttgtgaaaatgagtagatttattattaaaagtttcaattaagtccgtagtttgtttttgttatttggtggaaatggaacgcgctacaaggaatttgacccgcgATGAGTGTGTTCAAGTAGTGACCTTACATAGCGAAGGACTTGgctaccatgctatcggctccttatattggtaacaattttttgctaatgcacgataatgcaagacCACGCACATACGTCGATTTAATGGATTTACGCGGCCAAAATTATTTTACAGCATATTTCTACTAAAACGggtacaaatcaaagaaaaatattgttttttaaaaattgacttgtattttttacagaaaaaaaaaatcaaaatttaatattaatacaaaatatgcaGGATACCTCAGTCGGTATCTGACATATCGGACTCAGTATTTGGGGTCACCCGGTAGGTAACAGCATTTTAATCATTTCAGAACAAAATGACCGTGGTTTGATCCTTTTATGTACACACGTTTCTTGCTTcttaaaattgttaatagctGGTCAGAAGTTAAAAGAAGTTTAATTTCCTGTACGCAACTATGTATTTCCTTGCTAGCTGGGATCTCAATTGCATTTCTTTTTTCACGAGCCTGTAATGTCTGTGCTTCATGAACGATAGCTTCACCATCAAGCAAAGAACGTATTTCTTCTGTTTTTCTTCTTTTCATCCTTTCACTGGAGTCCTCAAATAATTTAGGAAGCCGACCTGGTTCCATTTATTTGTTTTCTACAAGTTTGAAATGTTCCATTTAACCAATCTTTATTTGCTTGTAGAAATACCGCATCTTTTCGTGAGTCTTTAACAATTTCTCTATCATCGCCGTTTTAAAATCTCGAAATCTTTGTTTTAAACTGATTAAATTATCAGATATAACAGTTCAATAAGTtaatttccaaatattttaatttgtcctCTAGATTAGGAAAATCTTGTAGCTCAATTTGGTCTCAGAGATATTTGCGGAGTACTATTTTTAGGTCAGAGCAGTCACCAAATgtagttaaaacaaaaaaaatcgcaattattatatttaaaacaaatatgtaggtacttttatttttgtgacGTCATCCTATATAGAAAAATTAAAACCCCTGTATTTCTGGCATCCGCAGCTATCCGCAGCTGAACTGTATGCCATTAATTAGCCAAATATATGCagtatgctataaaataaataGTATTGCTCGATCGGAGGCGATAATATAACTAAATGTCttataaacataaaaattaaacaaaaatgtcacTATAAAACGGCTTGTTTTTGActctctaaaaataatataaaataacagttaattttctaaaaatattttaagaaatattcATTCTTACCGAAATTATTCGATTTCATCACAATCACTTTGAAAAATAAGGTGAATATTGCAAAATGTCACAGTTTTTAAAAAGTTGACTACTAAGCTAAGAGAACAAAAATTCACTAACAGCTACATGCGCGCGTATTCGCACGTGCCCACGTGCGCGGTGAATAGTTCTGGAGTGGGGATAGTAAGTTTTTGTTAAGACAAACCATCAGGTGTCTCTAGGACGTGTCTTGAATTTTTAACGTCACTTTTGAAATTTGACTTTTGGCCGGCTAATTATTTAAAATCAACCTATGTGCCACGTTCACgaactgtaaccgaatatttacaacaggtaaatcttcggaCTATGCGTTGAACAACGCATAGTCCAGACCTTAACCTGATCGAAAatttgtgggacataattggcagaagactacgacagcccgacagcgtttgccacctcctagaacctcacaagaggtagaaacagtagctctctagatttggaatgatattgattaagaccaaatagcatacctcatttgtaatataaaagtacatatctcatttattatcgaacataagcgaatgaatcaaaaaacaagatgttaagaaagcctaaggctacaattgagtttaatttaaatattttatatatgctagaatattacacagggtgttccgaactttaagaaaaaaaaaacaccgtaagattgttacacccggtataaaatgacctttacctgcctagcaaaaaatattacatcgattttcttaaataataaggctgtaacatactAAACAAATTACtcgaatcggacaacaggtttaggaaattcgagacttctaacgtgtacaattcaacaagtgagtcgattattttgctctcaagtgtagttCTTTTTCACAGCACCAACTTGGAGTTTTGTGTACTTCATACACACTTTCATATCAATGTGTGATATAAAAAATATGTACAAcgaacaaaatttttaaaataatacaaataaaaaaataattttccttACACAATTAACAATCTTTAATAACCTACATGAATTACAACCATTTTAGCTGGATCAAAACTACCATCGCTCTTAACAGAAAGCTCTATGATATTTCGATGTTCATCTTCAGGTATGCTCTTGAGCTTGTTACGAAAATGTGAGTATCTGTCAAACAAAAAGTTTACGAAGAAATCATAATCAGTTTCTTTAATATCAGCGTGCCAGCTGATGCCATCAAATTGCTTTACGCTTTGAATCAAGGTTTTCGTGTAATTTCTGAACATATCCTCTTCCTGTTCGAAGAAGGCTTTTTCTATCCCCAGCGCAGTTTCGTAAGAAATACTGAGTTTCAGACTGTATGGTTTTATGTGGTTGTAATAAACTGCGAAGAAATCAGTATCGGTGTCGAAAAATCGATGGCAGCGATTCAAGCTATCTGGACAAGCAATTTTAGGATTGTCTATTTCATTTTCCATGGATAAAGGAGGCGCTTTGTTGGATTTTGTATTATTGCAACGCACACCTAGTGATCGTCGTGAAAATCTTTCTCCATAGATTACTATAGGCAAAAGTAACGCTCCTAGTATCGATAAATGCTGGAACAAAAAGAGAAAACCATAACTAAATAGTAAAACATTGTCAATGAGAGTGGCAATTAGTAATGGAGgggaaaaattaatttatttaaagagaTGAGCCCATCACATCTTCATTTTATTTCCAGACTTTGATATCCTCTTGAGGTAAGAAAATCCATTATTTTTTTCTTGTAATCACGGTTCAACGTATTATAacagtttttctaatattttttatatctaacctacCATCTTCTAaaagcatgtgttctgatattttagttttaaatatatctttttaactTGTGGCTAAAGATTCTAAACCAAGGTcagaatcaaaacaaaaaaaaaatctttttaacttacatatatgcatggttaattaaattatttgactaGTCCCGtcaatattaattttattttattcctttGCCAATTActactttttacgattatttggcaAAGGCTCGTTTTTAGTTTTTCTTCTTAATGTTTTACTTATATACGTtttatcttctagtttttgggaataaaaccACAGCatcctcaaatcgccggcgatacaacgAGGGCAAAATCATCCAGACTGCAATGAATTTCATCTAGACTGCAACCAATcaacacctgtaggcctggtggcccagaacatccacgtcgccagagccagttgcagaaccaacagcagtaccattcgacatcaagaagttaccaataaatcaaataccacaagccatacataagtataatccagaattgttagtttttggcaagaatttgaatatatttgttaatgcattgaataagtcatatttttattatatcataaacatgattggttaaaaatattgttttgtttgctttcgTTCTAAATtttttcagagttcatatctaagaacaatacaaatacacttttgaaaacactagaggacaaagatatatgatagactatattctgtcgaatagagagttacacccgcctctaatcttggatgtaagagcactaacatcagcagaaataggaagcgatcataaattggtattgtgcaaaatcagaatgaaaacacatatatgtaataacaaaacagcagaatacaccaccaagattaaagtcgaaagcttacaggacgactccacaagatacctattccaaaaaagactaacggaaaaaagcagcaacacgtatatcacagaaagtgacggagtcgaagaaagctgggcaaaaattaagtctaatatcttagcctcagccaaggaagttcttggtgaaagaaacattaataaaaataaatcgcttccaagacgaagaactccatggttttgtacagaagtgaaggaaaaatgtaaagagaagaaaaaaagcttacctaaaatacatgtcaactaaaacacaagaggcatacgattATTATAAGAttataagaaacgaaacacattcattagtaagaagaataaaaaatgatcactgggaacgttcttcgaaagaaatggaacatgatttttatggtctccaaaaggaaatatggcgctttataagaggtcaaagaacggaggtaaaggaactaatagaaccaaaacacatagaaaaggatacatggattgactacctaaaaaagctctatgcaggggaagaacaaatgatgctagaaccggaaacaccagaaattaccacaaatgaagatgttaatataagtgcacaggaagtacgaaaaacactcgaaaagttgaagaacagaaaatttgcaagtaaggatggaataccaaacgaattactgaaatactgtggagcagcaatgacagaacaattaacaacattaattaacaaaatcataaaacacaataaaataccggaagagtgGAGAACGAGAGAACTAATTCTagtattcaaaaaaggagataaaaagcagcctaaaaactacagaggtatcaacttgttaaatactaccataaaacttacaactaaaatcttacaaaacgtaatgaatcagaggataagtttagcagatgaacaacagggttttcatactggaagatcgtgtacagatgcaatattcgtcataaagcaaattactgagacatcgctagagtataatagaccagcatttctatgtctgattgacttaaagaaagcatttgacagagtaagactcaaagatgtaatccatcttctgtataatagagaagtccctctagatatcataaaaactattgagaacatctaccaaaataacaaaatggaagtcagaatagatggacaacttacagaacctatagatataggcagcggaataagacagggagactcattgagtcctatgcttttcaatttaatcatggatgaaatcattaaaaacgtcaacaaaggaagaggttatagaatgggaaacaaagaactaaaaatactctgctacgcagacgacgcaatattgatagcccaagatgaagatagtctgcaaagattagtccacagatttaacataagagcaaaagaattcaatatgacaatttcatctcagaaaaccaaaacaatagtaatcagtaaagaaccaatcagatgcaaaatagaaattgatggtatcagtattgaacaagtaatggaagtaaaataccttggaattacattgtcgagttacggagacctagacaaagaagtgagaaatcaagtacagaaagcaaatagattggcaggatgccttaataacactaaatggcgaaaccgacatattaacactgagatgaagtcaagaatttataaagccagtgtaagaccaataatgacatatgcatcagaaacaagacccgatacagccacaacacaaagactattggaaacggcagagatgagagtactgagaagaattacaggaaatgcactgagagatcgaaagaggagcgaagatattagaagacaatgtaacgtacagtgtataaacgaatggacactaaatagaaaaaagaatggaacaaccacataaccagaatggttgagacacgtgtggtcaaaatagcacgagatctatcaccaatcggcagaagaagtatcggccgaccgcgcaaaagatggagtgacaaccttccatagaggtatcaatcctccaatgaacaagcagaattgcttataaagaggaggaagaagaagaagatatctaagattaggacaagatgaacacacaccttgagagactgagctaagctagggtgaacgatagctatcttGGTTGGTTGAAATGCCATTTTAGAATGACattttcaattagctggggtagatAGTCTACTATTGTAGTTTTCGTTTCAACATGAagcaaaaatatatttacacCGTAGTAAATAAAGATTTAACATAAGGAAAAGCAAAGGACGGAGAAATGGGAAGTTAAAGTAAAAGTTAAACTTTTAAAGTAAAAGTTGAACGAGATGGATATGAAAAGTTTTTCGTTGCTGTTATTGTCGTCTTTCATATGTAAATGGCTAATACCATATGTAATTGGCTTATCAGAAAAATCGAAGAGGATAGTAGTATCGAAACCACATTCAACAGAACTAACACTCtgatatacactcaccggcacaaaattccgccacccaaaatttttgattaagtttgacaatctataactttattatttgtactcggATTTTCAACATTCTTGCATCATTTTGTAGGTATGTACATGTATTGGTGTCGTTCGCGTTAGTATTCCGGTAACAacaaatttttgcttagatggcattatgtGGGGGTTAACGGAAGCGTTGTAATTTCTcgtaactttaaaaaattctgtggaaaaattggagggctgattttgtttcatactcattTTGTGTTATCCTGGAGGTATTACTAAGGTTTTGTTCTTTGAATTATCCGAATTTCTCTTTTACtataagagctgtaaataaaaacttgctttgaaggtttatttcattaaaattgtcaagcgcactaaaattaacaaaacaaaacaaaattaacaacaaaacaattcaatagcgggtatgtccacctcttgcagcaacgactgctcgcaatctgtttggcctCGAATAAAGATGTgctatccttgcctggggaatagcccgatattcatCTACGagagccataactgtaccaaattttctaaAGGTCTAGGATGTCGGccaataactttttttaattcattccataaatgctcaataggattgagatctgggctgttgtcgaccattctaatcttatcaatccaacctgtattttatgagtcaatcagtgtttttatttacaaaaaattgtacagctcttacaacaaagcatccttaaaagacttaataaacccgttcggtgctacttgggctATCGCCATTGCCTTTAGTTCACTAAAAACAATTGCAGTTTGCTTTGGTAGTAAACAGGTTCACGTGCGCTTAaaccgttttaccacaaaactatttttagtattctgtacaAACAAATAGTATTAAACGGGTTTAAGTGCGCTTGAACCATTTTACCAaattaccacaaaactatttttagtattctgtaacgTGTATACACATGTTAATGcaggattaatttcaagtaaataaatattagatttgtgaccaattttaatgactacagtaaaacctgccatatccggataaatgtggcgacagaccgatccggatatgaaaaaatccggatatcaagaccgctacttcttttacagtctctgaaacgttttctccttcatacattccagtaatcaacgccgtcaataactttcgtcgatagacacgttttatagattctataatacattatttcgccatcttttagttcttcttttagtgcgttgtccaacagcaggactgcctttatcggtagatttcggtagatccggacggcacagaaccgtccggatatgagGAGGTCCgtatatgacaggtccggatatggcaggttgtactgtaattataattaagtattatgcaacgtgccagttgtagttacactgtggataacagctgggataaaaatgattagtaatatgtatttaacatctgcacttgaaccgttttacca
The window above is part of the Diabrotica virgifera virgifera chromosome 2, PGI_DIABVI_V3a genome. Proteins encoded here:
- the LOC114327679 gene encoding uncharacterized protein LOC114327679, with product MHLSILGALLLPIVIYGERFSRRSLGVRCNNTKSNKAPPLSMENEIDNPKIACPDSLNRCHRFFDTDTDFFAVYYNHIKPYSLKLSISYETALGIEKAFFEQEEDMFRNYTKTLIQSVKQFDGISWHADIKETDYDFFVNFLFDRYSHFRNKLKSIPEDEHRNIIELSVKSDGSFDPAKMVVIHVGY